The genomic DNA TGATAAGAAGACTGCACATGTTGTTACATTGAATGAACTATGGGGTAGTAGACTACAACAGAAAATCATTAATCTGGAATGACTTACTTGTATGCTTCATGTATTTGTCCATATTCCACGGCAAGACCTGGGTCACTCTGTTCTGAAAGAATTACCACTGTTTTGAATATCCTTCCATAGAGTAGCCTCCACTCTAGGGCAATTCGATCGACAGGTGCACTGCAAAACATGATAAGAACAACATTTCCGAAATATTTTCTCCACCTTATGAGGTTTCCAATCTCATAGTTAACTGCCCCAACCTCCTCCACTCCAAGGTGCACAGAAGGTAGTTTCTTGGGAATGAACTCCTTGGTATCTCCCTCTCCAATGTTTGCTCGAGGTCGACCCAACTCCAGTGACATAAGCCTCGGTTGCTGGTATCCAATGGCAAGCAAGTCCTGCAACCAGGCAGCTGTGAACTGCACATCCTGCTTTGTCCAGAACCCTTCCTCTGCCATTGCATAACTCAAATGCAAGATCCTCTCAAATAGTGTACGCCTGTTTGATCTCCAGGATACTAGAAACTTGATCAGGCGACCAACATTGACATGGAGGTCCTTCTCTTCTGCGAAAGGATACCCCTCTGCGGTGTCTGCCCGGTGGATGGTTGGCGGATAGACAGTCACAAACCCACCAATCTCCCATAGGATTCGCTGTGCCCAATAGCCCCTTAGCACATCAGACGCCATCGAGCTCACAGAGACAGGTAACATGAGGCCCCAGAATGCTTGTGTGTGGAAAATGGTGTTGAATGAGTTGATCGGCACCATTAGACCCTGAGGCAAAGCTACCTTGGGTGCTTCCTCATCAAAGCTAATGTCGAATGTCTCCAAGGCTGAAGACTTGCGGGTGTAGTAGAAGACAGAATCCACATCAGGGAGACCATTGGAAAGGCCTTGTTGGATGAACTGTCGGCCACCAAACACTTCCGTGTAGAATTCCTCATGCCCAACCTCTCCAACATTCTCCAATGGCAGTCCTCTCGGCCACACTGATCGCTGCCCAAAGTGAATGTAAGGATTCACGACAGTCCGGTTAGGGTCAGCATGGCTATACTGGAAGAGGACAGGGTGCTTGGCCCCTGCCGCTTCGCCCGAAAGGTCCACATCGAAGTGGCGCCCGAGGTCGGCGCCCAGGACCTCGGCACGGTCGTCCGCGTCAAAGATCACTTTCGCACCATGCTGGATCGCGAACAGGTAGCCGATGCTCTTCCGG from Zingiber officinale cultivar Zhangliang chromosome 4A, Zo_v1.1, whole genome shotgun sequence includes the following:
- the LOC121972011 gene encoding probable glycosyltransferase STELLO1, whose amino-acid sequence is MLVQDRSPPSSKLASSPPPVLPSTVAHSRRFVPAKSLDFSTWASENLYKIVFVCFLALTVVAIFFIRSSGDAITLLRFEKCSGSASSASSRIPYPEVSWSSVPPIKPLDLSAAPFASFRSDRWIVVSVSAYPTDSLRSLARTKGWQLLAVGNSATPPDWSLKGAIFLSLNQQAGLGFRTVDFLPYHSHVRKSIGYLFAIQHGAKVIFDADDRAEVLGADLGRHFDVDLSGEAAGAKHPVLFQYSHADPNRTVVNPYIHFGQRSVWPRGLPLENVGEVGHEEFYTEVFGGRQFIQQGLSNGLPDVDSVFYYTRKSSALETFDISFDEEAPKVALPQGLMVPINSFNTIFHTQAFWGLMLPVSVSSMASDVLRGYWAQRILWEIGGFVTVYPPTIHRADTAEGYPFAEEKDLHVNVGRLIKFLVSWRSNRRTLFERILHLSYAMAEEGFWTKQDVQFTAAWLQDLLAIGYQQPRLMSLELGRPRANIGEGDTKEFIPKKLPSVHLGVEEVGAVNYEIGNLIRWRKYFGNVVLIMFCSAPVDRIALEWRLLYGRIFKTVVILSEQSDPGLAVEYGQIHEAYKYLPKVFDKFQEAEGFLCLQDDMILNYWNLLQADKTKLWITNKVSESWISVSTDGNDTDWHVSQANLVKKIVDNFPVHFQTSYKKSATVGRVIICSGEIFYIPRRLVTDFSDLVGIVGDLNIHHRIAVPVFFLAMDSQENFDSKALATTVYKTQPTATDPFTSYYTAQAPAVYPLKVHSEYDFIKLIRVMAAGDPLLLELV